A region of Halorussus limi DNA encodes the following proteins:
- a CDS encoding winged helix-turn-helix domain-containing protein, translated as MDSLEILGSKARLDILRVLSRRDMYVSELMEKVGMDGKTATHHLDVLVDGGLLESYTEGRRRYFSVVREIQFEVSPSPNRRFVVQFPEQEET; from the coding sequence ATGGATTCACTCGAGATACTCGGGTCGAAAGCTCGACTCGACATCCTCCGAGTCCTTTCACGGCGGGATATGTACGTGTCCGAACTGATGGAGAAAGTCGGGATGGATGGGAAAACAGCCACCCATCACCTCGATGTGTTGGTGGATGGTGGCCTCCTGGAATCGTATACTGAGGGACGTCGTCGATACTTTTCGGTGGTCCGCGAGATTCAGTTTGAGGTTTCCCCGTCACCGAATCGCCGGTTTGTCGTCCAGTTTCCAGAACAAGAAGAGACATGA
- the eif1A gene encoding translation initiation factor eIF-1A: MSENADRRNLRMPTDDELFGVVTEHNGGNHVRVRCEDGKNRMGRIPGRMKYRVWIEQDDVVLVEPWDWQDEKANVEWRYTQQDADQLRAEGHIE; this comes from the coding sequence ATGAGCGAAAACGCAGACCGTCGAAATCTTCGCATGCCAACTGACGACGAGTTATTCGGCGTCGTGACCGAACACAACGGCGGCAACCACGTCCGTGTCCGGTGTGAAGACGGGAAGAATAGAATGGGCCGTATCCCCGGTCGGATGAAGTACCGTGTTTGGATCGAACAGGACGACGTCGTCCTCGTCGAACCGTGGGACTGGCAAGACGAGAAGGCCAACGTGGAATGGCGCTATACGCAACAGGATGCCGATCAACTCCGCGCTGAAGGCCATATCGAATAG
- a CDS encoding DUF5786 family protein: protein MGFGSYDESEQQNQEVNTDDDSEGVSVHENDHEGELRFETGASTDDLVNKLQDIKDDSEDE, encoded by the coding sequence ATGGGTTTTGGGAGTTACGACGAGTCCGAGCAACAGAATCAGGAGGTCAACACCGACGATGACAGCGAAGGAGTGAGCGTACACGAAAACGATCACGAAGGGGAACTCAGGTTCGAGACGGGCGCTTCGACCGACGATCTCGTGAATAAACTCCAGGATATCAAAGACGACTCCGAAGACGAGTGA
- a CDS encoding amphi-Trp domain-containing protein, whose translation MPEVPVEDEEAKMSTITDGYFEEEYYISAEDAGEFLIELGEQFRDSDEITITGDDWEMPFAFGEPIELDIEFEGDGEPELEIEVELSGRVEDKVPNLE comes from the coding sequence ATGCCTGAAGTGCCCGTCGAAGACGAGGAAGCGAAGATGAGCACGATCACGGACGGCTACTTTGAGGAGGAGTACTATATCAGTGCAGAGGACGCTGGCGAGTTCCTGATTGAGTTAGGCGAGCAGTTCCGTGATTCCGACGAGATTACAATCACGGGTGACGACTGGGAGATGCCGTTTGCGTTCGGTGAGCCGATCGAGTTGGATATCGAGTTCGAAGGCGACGGCGAACCAGAACTGGAAATTGAAGTTGAACTCTCCGGGCGTGTCGAAGACAAGGTCCCGAACCTCGAGTAA
- a CDS encoding macro domain-containing protein, with protein sequence MEFTVTQGDIAAQRADALVNAAGTSLQMGSGVAGALRRGANGPINDEAVSKGPIELGEVAVTDAYELDAEYVIHAVAMPHYGDRQATAESIREATRNSLTKADNLRCESLVIPILGTGAAGYEFEDGAQLVCEAVWDYQPTSLSDVRVIAYSQQEYETIERIAEDVRKSV encoded by the coding sequence ATGGAGTTCACAGTCACCCAAGGCGATATCGCGGCCCAACGTGCCGATGCGCTTGTGAACGCCGCAGGGACCAGTCTCCAAATGGGGAGCGGAGTCGCCGGTGCTCTTCGCCGGGGGGCTAACGGACCGATCAACGACGAGGCAGTCTCAAAGGGTCCTATTGAACTTGGCGAGGTTGCCGTCACTGACGCTTATGAGCTGGACGCCGAATACGTCATTCACGCAGTAGCGATGCCCCACTACGGCGACAGGCAGGCGACGGCAGAGAGTATCCGTGAGGCGACACGGAACTCGCTTACGAAAGCCGATAATCTCAGGTGTGAGTCGCTCGTGATTCCAATTCTCGGGACGGGTGCCGCTGGCTACGAGTTCGAAGATGGCGCTCAACTCGTCTGCGAGGCAGTCTGGGACTACCAGCCGACGTCGCTGTCCGATGTCCGAGTTATTGCATATTCACAACAGGAATACGAGACAATTGAACGAATCGCGGAGGATGTCCGAAAGAGTGTGTAA